The window CGTGACACCACGTCCATCATTAATGCTTGCACTTGCGGTATATCTTGTTGCCATAAACGCCTTATTTCCAAGTTTGTAATCCTCCTCATGTTCCACTGACCAAGTAGGTCACCATGGGTTGCTGAAACCAAGTCTCATTTCGTCCGTCATTGTCTTGAGCTTTAATCTCAATCCTGCATACCATGGTGGCGTATTGGATAGATCACTGTCCTCCAAAGCTGTTAAGATTCTCGATAAGCTATAGAGCTTAGAGAACCTTAGGAACTTTGGAAAGTGTTCTATCATTTGCTTGTCTAATGGACATATCGCCGTATAGCCTCTCAGAAAGCATTCTATCTGACTGCTGAAAACCCTCTCTGTATTATCCAACACGTCGGCAAGAGCTGCAACAATATCCATCGCATACCAATGATTCATAGCATCATCATAATCAAAATCATGAAATTGCGACGTACTTGCATGCCAGAAATTGTTATCCAGTTGAAAATCATAATGAATGATTTTTCTCTCAAATCTTCCCTCTGAGTAACAAACGAATCCTCGCGAATGTAATGACACACATAGGAACGTCGCCAACGGTCCTTGCTTCGATTCTTATTGGACGAATGGATGAGCAGCTAATTTGTTCATCATACTGCCGAGGTTATCATTCAACAATGGCTGGAATTATCACGTTTGTATCTGAAATTGATATTAGCAGTTCCACTCACTAAGAGGCTTCATTTGGGATAAATGTGATAATACGCTCTATTTCCTCTGCCACTTCAATGAGCTGATCATGGAAATCTTCTTTTTGCACAACGGCAAGTTCTAGGTAACTTGCAGCTTCATGCAAACGATTTGCGGAAATACTTCCGGCAACTCCGATAAGTGTATGTATGGCCCTTTTGACAGCCTTCCAATCCTCATCAACGATACTTAGCGTTAGTTGCTCGACAAAAGTTGTATAATTTTTCTTAAACAACTGAAGCATGACAATCAGAATGCTTTCTTTTCCTTCTAAACGGGCAAGTGCAGCTTGCCAATCTATCGCTTCAATGTGCCTATAAAAATGGATTGTGTTCGTCTGACTAGCACCTATTGAAGTAGAGAGTTCTATCCATTTACTAATCACACTAAAGAGACGCTTTATATCCAACGGCTTACTAATGACGTCATTCATGCCGTATCGGATATAATCCTCATGATCCTGTTTAACAACGTTGGCCGTCAGTCCAATGATGGGGATATTCATATAGTTCGGGATTTGACGAATGTGTGCTGTCGCTTCAACACCGTCCATGATCGGCATGTGAATATCCATCAAAATCAAGTCGTATTCGTCGATTTCCAATTTTCCAATGGCTTCCTGACCATTTTCCGCTATCGTGATCTCAAATCCATGCTCCTCTAGAAACTCCATGGCAACCTGCTGATTAATTTCGTTATCTTCCACGAGAAGAATTCGCCCTTTCTTACTAACTCTGGAAGACTTGGCCTGCAAAGATCTCCTGCTTCTGGGAGATTGGTTGTGCGGATTAAACAGGGATTCCAACGTTTGATAAAGCTCTAAACGGCAAATCGGTTTAACCATGACGGCATCTGGTCTTGCGCTAATCGGAAGCTTCAGCATTTCTTCTTTACCAAGCGGTGAAGTTAAGCATATAACAAGCGTTTGTTCTCTTTGGATCGACTCGATAAATGTGTTCCATGTATCTATGCCATACATATCTTCAATTTCCATATCAAGCAGGATACAATCGTACTTGTCGTCCTCGTTCTCCAACCCCTTCATCCGTTCAAACATATCTTTCCAGGTAGGCACCTCTGAAACGATTAAGGCAAACGACTCTAACGTGTCCCGTAAGCTGCTGCGCATCAGGGGATGATCTTCGACCAGTAAAACTTGATACGTTATATGCTCTTTTGTTAAGTCCCATTCATCAGGATCAGCGAGTTCTATGACTTGAAAAGGCAGTGTAAATTTAAATTTGCTTCCTTTACCCTCTACACTCTCAGCTGCTAAAGACCCGCCCATAAGCCCAATCAAATGTTGGCTGATCGTAAGTCCTAAACCAGTTCCCCCATATTCACGGCTCGTAGATCCATCTGCCTGAGAAAAAGGATCAAAAATAAAGGCTAAACGATCTGAAGATATACCTATTCCACTATCCTCTACGGTAAAGCTAAGCTTAATTTCTTCTTTGGACGTGTGTGGTTCCAACTCAATTTGGAGCATCACATAGCCCTCTGAAGTAAATTTGATCGCATTGCTGCAAAGATTAAGCAGTACTTGCTTTAATCTTAGCGGATCCCCGAGAATATGGTTGGGAAGTTCAGCGGCTGTATTAAAAATAAGCTCGATTTGGCGACTATCGGATAAGACACTTAGTATGCTGGAGAGATCCTTAAGAAGCTCATCTAACTGAAAGCTGGTACGTTCTACTTCGAGTTTTCCCGCTTCTACTTTGGAAAGGTCAAGAACATCATTAATAATGCCTAACAGCGTATGGGAAGAAGATTTTATTTTATACAGATAATCCTTTTGATGGTCTGAGAGCGTGGTTTTCCCGAGAAGTTGGGAAAGACCAATGATACCGTTCAGAGGAGTTCTAATTTCATGACTCATTTTGGCAATAAATTGGCTTTTAGCTTGATTCGCTTGATCGGCGGCATGCCGCATGGTTACCTCTGTGAAATCATGAACCGTTCCAACAATACCTTCCAATTCACCACTCGCATCATGGTAGGCTGAAAGGGTGACACAATAATCTCGAAGCTCACCCGTAGAGGACGGAATACGCATTTCAAATCGTACGTTACCACTATTCAGGATAACTTCTTGGAAATGGGAATCCCAACGAATTTGCTCGGCATCCGGGAGAAACTCGGTTATTTTTTTGCCCAACATGTCTGCAGCTGTCGCCTGGGTCATCAGGGATACAATTTGATTAACGGAGGTAATCTTGCCTTCCTTCGTGAACCCAAGAATTCCTTCCTGTGAATTCTCAACGAGGATACGATAACGTGCTTCACTCTCCCGAATCCGCCGCTCTGCTGCTGTTCTCTCTGTAATATCTGTCGTAGAGCCGATGACTTCGACCACCTGCTCACCTTCAAATATAGGCTGTAAAGTTGTAAAGGCGATCTTACCCTTTATTTGATACTCATAAGCAACTTTGTTCCCCTTCCATGCTTCTTCAAATTTCCCAACTACAAATGTTGTGAATTCAGTGGTAAAACCTTTGATTGATTGTATATTTCTACCTAATAAATCTTGTGGATGTAGTCCGAGATTTCGTAACAACCGGCCATCAACCATAGAATAAATGAATTGATTATGAATTTTCTTAAGTTTAAATGTAATGCCGGGCTGCAGCCGAAGAATGTCCACTAACTCTTGTTGAATATGACTTACCTGACTCCTTAGCTCCTCTGCCTTTAGGAAATAGCGGATTAGCGCTGCTGCGAATAAGCCCCCTCCCAAATGCAGAAGTAAAGCTGGAATGACTAACCGGGCAACAGGAATATGATAGATGAGTACCATATCAACGAACAAAACGCTGATAGGACACATAATTAAAAATGTCCATTTTCTCCAATAGCCATGAATGTAATGATTGGTTAGCGCAGTTCCCGCAAATATGAGCAGTCCCAGTGTAGAGATTCGAAAGAAAACAGAAGGATCTATCAGCGTCCTGCCAATAATCATAATCATGGTGGCAATAAAACCAGAGATTCCTCCACCAATGAATGTAGCCATCAGAATGGCAATCGCTTTTAAATCCAATATATGTCTTGCAGTAACATGTACGCCAAGAAAAGTTAGAATGACACCATAGATCCCATGCATCAGACCTGCTATTAGGCGAAATTTCCATCTTGATGTGGCTTTTAATCTAGGAGAATAGAAAATCTCGATAGACAAGAAAATAAAAACAGCCAGTATCGAGAAATTGTTCAGTAGATCTTTGAGCACAACTATTCACCTCACCGCTTAATTACACACCTTAAATCGCTGAAAGATGCACAAATTTATAACCAACACCCCAGACGGTTTTAATATACTGAGGTTCCTTTGGATTCTGTTCTATTTTTCTACGGAGATTCGTAATATGTACATCAATGGCGCGATCATTCACGATTTCGCCCATCCGATATAAAGTATCTATAAGCTCATCGCGTCTAAACACTCTGCCAGGATAGTGAATAAAACGTTTCATAATTTCAAATTCCGAATTGGTGATATCAATTTTTTGATCTTTGATCACAATCAACCTGCGCTCTACATCCAGAGTAAAGTCAGGATATTGTGACTCTGATTCTGTCCCTTCCGACACACCGCAAGCAGGAACCTGTATGTCCGCCATACGAAGCGAGGCTTTGATCCGTGCTTTTAACTCTTGCATGCTAAATGGCTTACAAAGATAGTCATCAGCCCCAATATTAAAGGCCTCTACCTTCTCCTTAATGTTTGTTTTTGTCGATATCACAATAATAGGAACGGAACTTAGCCCCCTAATGGCCCCGCATAGCTCTAACCCCTCATAATCTGGCAAAACAAGATCTAATAAAATCACATGAGGCTGAAAATGAATGATTTCCCTCAAACCGTCATGTCCATTTACGGATTGCTTCACTTCAAATTGATCTTCCGAAAGATACATGCTTATCATTTGTCCAATAATGATGTCGTCTTCGATAATAAGCACCTTAATCACTAATACCCCTCCTTTATACCTATTTTGTTTCTCTCACCTATTATAATATGTCGAATTATGGCAGGTCTAGACTATTTTTTACCAGAAATATGAAAAACAAAAACGCCATAGAACCGATAGTCCCTGTCATGGCGCTAGGATGACTCTTATGTATTCGCAATTCGATTGCATGCAAATCTATCAAAAATCTCGGGTACTTCGCTTGCTTCTACCGGTGCTAAACATTATTTTTCCTAATAGTTCACTAATGAATCTAACACTTCCACTCTTCTGAAAAAAGTGAAAAGACCAAGCTCTGACCGCACTCGGGTCATAAACTAGGCCTTTATCTTATAGTTGTTACATATTCTCTCAGACATGCTTGCTATTCATGGCAATCATTTAAGGAAATCGAAACAACTTCGTTATTTCTTATGGTTTCGTTTGCAGTTTTACCCACATAGACTTATTTCGGAATTCTTCCTCCGCTCCCAACTCTCTCCCAAACCATGAAGGTACTTTAAAGAGCCGCGCAGCTTCAACATCTGGAAACTCGACCTCGACAACCAGGAGATCTACTTGTTTATATTCATCAATTTCAAAATGGAGCCCCTGAACATCAACCGTGGTGCGAATCTTCTCCATTGGGATTAACCCCGTACGTTCAAGCAGCTGCTTATAGATAGGCTCCGATATGTTATATTCAATCTCTTCCCGAACCAAGCCATGTCCCGATTTGTACGTATGTGTAAAATGCGACAATCCAGAACTATCCACCAGCTGGCGCACTCTGATTTCTTGATCCTCCGAGAAGGCCAAATAGGTTTGATAGATGTACTGCTTTGAAACTAGCGTTATCTCATTATTGTCCAGTTCAGCCGCAGGGAACGCGGGTAATAGGAACTTTCTTTCGATTTCGGCACTCATTGGTGTGACCCCTTTCCAAATAAATCATGTTTTCTTCATCATTTTACCACGCTATCATGAAAAAGACTCCCCTAAAGGAAGCTTTCCCCCTTCTCATCGATTAGACTGATTCAAAGATCGGAATCGAGCTGGAGATACCTCATTCCACGCCCGAAACATTTTACCAAAATGAAATTCATCGGCAAATCCGCATGCAGTTGCAATAGCTTTCATGGGTTCTTCTGTTAGCAGCAGCAGTGTTTTGGCTTTCTCATTGCGAATCCGGTTCAAGTACTCTTTGGGTGAAACGCCTACTTGCTGCATGAACATTTTTCGTAACTGGGAGACGGAGATATGGAATGTTCGCGCGAGTTCTTCCATCCTCAGGGGCCGATTATAGCAGGTTTCTATCCAAAACTTCGCTTGTTGAAATGCTTTCATATACGGGTCCGTTGACGTGTTCGTATCCCTCATGAAATGAATCAATCGTGAAAGGACATATTGGAATTCAGCCTGTCTTTCGTGCGGGTCTGGGCTCTGTAACGTCCCTATCTGCTTGAACTGCTCTTGAATCCAGACTGCTTGCTCCGGAGAATACAACTTATTAAAAGGCAATTGAAGTGAGTCCAAATGAACGGGCTGCAGCCAGGTTTGGTTCTCATAGGGGATGTCGAAAGCATCAAACAGAAGCATACGAATATAGAGCGGTTTTTCCACAGATGATGTCATGGTCAACGTAAAACCCGGCTTTAAGTAGAAGAGCATACCCGATTGTACCTTCAGTATCTCTTCATCAAATGAATGTGTAAATTCTCCTTCTCCACTCATAATCCAGTAAAAAGAATGAACATCTGTTGTATTCCGAATGTCTTTCCAGCCTGGAACAGGAAGCTTCTCATAGGTCAGACGAAGATGATACATCCGGTGCTCTTTCGTTTCCATTCATTCACCACCTTCAAAGCGATTTTGACAAATATTAAAGTTCTTTATCCATAGAAAATAGCCTTTCTTCCATGATACGCTTTACTAAACATACATGAAAGGGGCTTTTCCTTTGATTCGTACTTTTCAACAACACTCTCTACGCCATACCCGACTTCTTGATGGATTGTGGGACTTCATAACGGATCCAGGAAATGTAGGGATAATGGAACAATGGCATGCCAAGTTTCCATCCGATTCCCGAAAGCTTGTGGTTCCTTCTTGCTGGAATAACGAATTAGGCTATTACGATTATATCGGCGCTGCGTGGTATCGCACGTATTTCGACACCGCACAGGAAGCCAATATTCGACTGTGCTTTGAAGGAATTCTTCATCATGCCGATGTTTATGTTGACGGTCATCACCTCGGTTACCACTTTGGCGGCTACACCCAGTTCTCCAAGGTCATCCCTCATCTAGCGAAGGGAAAGCATGAATTAATTATTCGTGTAGACAGCACCCTTGATTGGCAGACACTGCCCACAGATATCGCAGATTGGTACTCTTATGGTGGAATCATACGTTCTGTCGAGCTTCAGGAGCTTCCTGATGTTTATATTGAATCTTTGAAAATCGATTATCAACTAGAGGGCGATACCGCAGATATCCAGCTGGAAGTAAAGTTAAACTCCTTGAGCTCGGTTGATAGTCAAATTATTGTTAGTGCCTCTACAGAAGGACTAGCTTTCTCAGAATCACCTGTCCATATCGCGGCGGGCCAATCTTCACAGCTTTCGCTCCGAGGAAGCCTCGAAAACATCCGTAAATGGGATGTTGGACATCCCGAATTATATATGTTCACGGTCCAAGCAGGAGAAGATGATCTTATCGATCGGACAGGATTCCGTACCATTGAAGTCAATAACAGCCAAATCCTCCTAAATGGCAAAGCGCTGTATTTGCAAGGAGTGAATCGACACGAAGAGCATCCCGAATGGGGATTTGCTTTTCCGCCTAAGCTTATGCTGAAGGATTTGGATATTTTGACCGATATGGGCTGCAACATCGTTCGCGGCTCGCACTACCCACAAAGCCAGTTCTGGATCGATTTGCTTGATGAACATGGAATGCTCCTGTGGAGCGAGATCCCGATGTGGGGCTGTTTTATGAGCAAAGAAACGCTGGCTAGTCCCCTATTCGCAGAACGCGGCTTGCAAATGTTAGACGAAATGATAAGCCGTGATTATCATCACCCTTCGATCATTTTCTGGGGGGCCCATAACGAAATAGATACTCGCACGGATGAAGCACTTACGCTTACTAAGAAATTCGTTAGCAAAATTCGCAGCATGGATACCAGCCGCCTAGTTACGTACGCCACGATGCATCCTGAGGAAGACATTGTGCTATCCTATTTCGATGTCATCGGAATCAACAAATATTACGGCTGGTATCAAGGAAACGTGAACGGATTCCGTGACATGCTTCAGCAGTATTATCAAAATGCAGAATCACAAGGCGCCAGTGGTAAGCCCGTCATCATGAGCGAGTTTGGCGCTGCAGGCATCTTCGGAGATGCTGGATGGGAGCCTCGCTTGTTCAGTGAAGATTATCAAGCTGACGTTGTGCAGCAGGCTTTACAGATCTTCCGCGAGGATCCCCGCATCGTCGGCACATTGATTTGGCACTTCGCCGACATTCGCGTCGATGTGCGCAGTGACCGTCCTTACTTCCGAGATCGGGCGCGGAGTTTTAACAACAAGGGGCTGCTTAATGAATATCGCAAGCCTAAGCTGGCTTACCGATTGGTGAAGGAGATTTATCGATCTAAGAATTAACTACTAAAAAGTAAAATCGTAGAAAAGACGTTCAAATCAGGCAATCACCCGGTTTTGAACGTCTTTTTTGCTTCCCGTTTGTATGTACTAGCCTTTGAGTGATCCCGCTGTTATACCAGAAATAATCCGTTTATTGAAAATGGAGATTACAAGGATTGACGGAAGGGTTGTCATCACAATGGCCGCAAACATCGGTGCAAAATCCGTTGCGTATTGACCCTGAAAACTCAAAAGTCCAATAGGAAGTGTCATTTTATTGGCATCGTTAATGAATGTTAGTACAACCAGTAGTTCATTCCAGATTCCAGCAAAGTTTATAATGCCAACCGTCATAAGCGCCGGTATTAATAAAGGCATCAAAACTCGCCAATAAACACCGTAAACCGTACAGCCATCAATAATGGCCGCTTCCATAATTTCTTTGGGAATGGAACTCATAAAACCGCTTAGCACCAGCACCGATGTAGGTAGAGCAAAGGCAACATAAATAAGAATCAAGCCGATTTGCGAATTCATCAGATTTAATTTAGAGAAGAATATAACCAAAGGAATGAGTGTTGCTTGCAGCGGAACCATCAAACCGATGAGAAAATAAACTAATGTGCCTTTCGATGCTTTCCACTTTAATTTAATAATCGCAAAAGAGGCCATTGAACCTATTAGTAAGACTAGAAGTAAAGTGACCGTCGTAACGAGTACCGAATTATAAAAATAACGGCCTGTCCCCCCTGTAATCCATGCATTTATGTAGTTTCCCCACAGCCAATGCAGTGGAAGTTCCCAAGGACGTTCAAAAATTTCCGGTGTTTTCTTGAGTGAATTTACAATAAGCCAAAACAGAGGATAAATATAGACAAGCGTTCCTAATCCCAAAAATAAATAAGTGAACAGCTTTTGAATGGGGCGAATCATTTTTGAACCTTGCTCCATACGCGTACCTCCTTCCTTAATCTTCGATATCTTTGGTAGAAATTAATTTATTAATAACAAACGTAACGATTAAGCACATAACTAGTAAGATGACAGCTAATGAATTACCGTAGCCATATTCCAACTGACCAAAAGAACGTTTTTGCAAATAACCGACCAGTGTTTGTGATACATTGGCAGGTCCCCCACCCGTCATGACATAAACAAGATCAAAAAACCTTAAGGAACCAATAGAAATGAGAATGGCATTCACTTTAATAATCGGTTTAAGCAATGGCATGGTGATATGCCATACCAATTTCCATCCGATAGCACCTTCAAGACGCGCGGCCTCATAGATTTCCTCGGAAATATTCTGTATCGCAGCAATGAACAGGATCATGGTATACCCAATAAATTGCCAAGATACAACCGCTGTAACTGCCCACATCACCGTTTTGGGTTCAGACAACCACAGGTGCTTTAGTGAATCTAGCCCCAGCCAATCAAGTAAATTATTAATAATACCGATCTGCGGATGATATATAAATGTCCACATCATACCCACGGCGACACTCGATAGGAATGCTGGCATAATGAAAACAAGCTTAAAGAAATCTTTCCCTCGTACGTTTCCTGTCAGAATCAAGGCCAGAAAAAAACCAAATGGCAGTTGAATCACCAAACTTGTCACCAAGAGAAATAACACGTTACGGATCGTTATAAAAAAAATATCATCATCTGAAAACATACGCGTATAATTGTCCAACCCTATAAACTTCATCGGATTCAGAACATCCCAATCAAAAAAGCTCAAATAAATCGATGCGATGATGGGGATGAAAACAATAGCCGAATATAGAAACAGGGCAGGGGTTATAAAGAATGCAATAGTCGAGACTTTTCTCAGCATTTTATCCATAAACAACCACTCCATTATTGTTTTGATGAAAAAAGGGAGAAGAATATCTTCCCCCACCCATTAAGAAAATTTTATTGATCTAGCGGTTTTTCTCCGTATAAGCTTGCAAGCTCTTGAACGCATCTTCCGGTGATTTGCCTGCTAAGATAGATTGGATCGTGTTGTTATATTCGTCCCCAATCTTCGCACCCAGTCCCACATCATAAAAGATGAACATCCCTTTCATTGTGGACATTTGATCTTTTAATTCTTTACTTAACGCTGGCACTTTAGCTGGATCTAAAGTAACTTTAGTAGCTGGAATGTCTCCTTGCTCTTCACCAACACGTTTTTGTGTTTTGTCCTCGGACCATACTTTCAGATATTTAACAGCTGCTTCTTTGTCTTTTGCCGTTGAACTTATCACTAAGTTAAATGCAGGTTGACCCAACCAAGTGTCAATATCCCCTTTTCCATTCGGAAATGTTGGGAATTTAGCAATGCCCACGACATCCTTCACCTTGGAATCGGTATTTACCAACGTATTGATTGCCCAACTGCCAGTAACCATCATGGCCGCTTGCCCATTTTGGAACATGCTCGTCATTGCACTGTTGTCGATACTAAGGAACCCTTCTGGGAACGCCTTCATTTTTGTTAATTCTTGCAATACACGCCCTGTTTCGATGTAAGAAGGATCAAGCCAAGTTCCTTTGCCCTCCATTAATGCATTAAATGGTGCGTCGCCGCCAATCCGATTGGCTACAAATTCACTAAATAAGGCACTAACCCAAGCATCTTTGGCACCCATGGCAATCGGTGTCACTTTATTTTTAACCAACACATCAATCACATGCTTTAACTCATCGTACGTCTTAGGTACCTCAAGGTTATACTTTTTGAAAATGTCTTTATTGTAG is drawn from Paenibacillus sp. V4I7 and contains these coding sequences:
- a CDS encoding response regulator, which encodes MLKDLLNNFSILAVFIFLSIEIFYSPRLKATSRWKFRLIAGLMHGIYGVILTFLGVHVTARHILDLKAIAILMATFIGGGISGFIATMIMIIGRTLIDPSVFFRISTLGLLIFAGTALTNHYIHGYWRKWTFLIMCPISVLFVDMVLIYHIPVARLVIPALLLHLGGGLFAAALIRYFLKAEELRSQVSHIQQELVDILRLQPGITFKLKKIHNQFIYSMVDGRLLRNLGLHPQDLLGRNIQSIKGFTTEFTTFVVGKFEEAWKGNKVAYEYQIKGKIAFTTLQPIFEGEQVVEVIGSTTDITERTAAERRIRESEARYRILVENSQEGILGFTKEGKITSVNQIVSLMTQATAADMLGKKITEFLPDAEQIRWDSHFQEVILNSGNVRFEMRIPSSTGELRDYCVTLSAYHDASGELEGIVGTVHDFTEVTMRHAADQANQAKSQFIAKMSHEIRTPLNGIIGLSQLLGKTTLSDHQKDYLYKIKSSSHTLLGIINDVLDLSKVEAGKLEVERTSFQLDELLKDLSSILSVLSDSRQIELIFNTAAELPNHILGDPLRLKQVLLNLCSNAIKFTSEGYVMLQIELEPHTSKEEIKLSFTVEDSGIGISSDRLAFIFDPFSQADGSTSREYGGTGLGLTISQHLIGLMGGSLAAESVEGKGSKFKFTLPFQVIELADPDEWDLTKEHITYQVLLVEDHPLMRSSLRDTLESFALIVSEVPTWKDMFERMKGLENEDDKYDCILLDMEIEDMYGIDTWNTFIESIQREQTLVICLTSPLGKEEMLKLPISARPDAVMVKPICRLELYQTLESLFNPHNQSPRSRRSLQAKSSRVSKKGRILLVEDNEINQQVAMEFLEEHGFEITIAENGQEAIGKLEIDEYDLILMDIHMPIMDGVEATAHIRQIPNYMNIPIIGLTANVVKQDHEDYIRYGMNDVISKPLDIKRLFSVISKWIELSTSIGASQTNTIHFYRHIEAIDWQAALARLEGKESILIVMLQLFKKNYTTFVEQLTLSIVDEDWKAVKRAIHTLIGVAGSISANRLHEAASYLELAVVQKEDFHDQLIEVAEEIERIITFIPNEAS
- a CDS encoding response regulator transcription factor, with the translated sequence MIKVLIIEDDIIIGQMISMYLSEDQFEVKQSVNGHDGLREIIHFQPHVILLDLVLPDYEGLELCGAIRGLSSVPIIVISTKTNIKEKVEAFNIGADDYLCKPFSMQELKARIKASLRMADIQVPACGVSEGTESESQYPDFTLDVERRLIVIKDQKIDITNSEFEIMKRFIHYPGRVFRRDELIDTLYRMGEIVNDRAIDVHITNLRRKIEQNPKEPQYIKTVWGVGYKFVHLSAI
- a CDS encoding CYTH domain-containing protein, yielding MSAEIERKFLLPAFPAAELDNNEITLVSKQYIYQTYLAFSEDQEIRVRQLVDSSGLSHFTHTYKSGHGLVREEIEYNISEPIYKQLLERTGLIPMEKIRTTVDVQGLHFEIDEYKQVDLLVVEVEFPDVEAARLFKVPSWFGRELGAEEEFRNKSMWVKLQTKP
- a CDS encoding AraC family transcriptional regulator yields the protein METKEHRMYHLRLTYEKLPVPGWKDIRNTTDVHSFYWIMSGEGEFTHSFDEEILKVQSGMLFYLKPGFTLTMTSSVEKPLYIRMLLFDAFDIPYENQTWLQPVHLDSLQLPFNKLYSPEQAVWIQEQFKQIGTLQSPDPHERQAEFQYVLSRLIHFMRDTNTSTDPYMKAFQQAKFWIETCYNRPLRMEELARTFHISVSQLRKMFMQQVGVSPKEYLNRIRNEKAKTLLLLTEEPMKAIATACGFADEFHFGKMFRAWNEVSPARFRSLNQSNR
- a CDS encoding glycoside hydrolase family 2 protein, yielding MKGAFPLIRTFQQHSLRHTRLLDGLWDFITDPGNVGIMEQWHAKFPSDSRKLVVPSCWNNELGYYDYIGAAWYRTYFDTAQEANIRLCFEGILHHADVYVDGHHLGYHFGGYTQFSKVIPHLAKGKHELIIRVDSTLDWQTLPTDIADWYSYGGIIRSVELQELPDVYIESLKIDYQLEGDTADIQLEVKLNSLSSVDSQIIVSASTEGLAFSESPVHIAAGQSSQLSLRGSLENIRKWDVGHPELYMFTVQAGEDDLIDRTGFRTIEVNNSQILLNGKALYLQGVNRHEEHPEWGFAFPPKLMLKDLDILTDMGCNIVRGSHYPQSQFWIDLLDEHGMLLWSEIPMWGCFMSKETLASPLFAERGLQMLDEMISRDYHHPSIIFWGAHNEIDTRTDEALTLTKKFVSKIRSMDTSRLVTYATMHPEEDIVLSYFDVIGINKYYGWYQGNVNGFRDMLQQYYQNAESQGASGKPVIMSEFGAAGIFGDAGWEPRLFSEDYQADVVQQALQIFREDPRIVGTLIWHFADIRVDVRSDRPYFRDRARSFNNKGLLNEYRKPKLAYRLVKEIYRSKN
- a CDS encoding carbohydrate ABC transporter permease — its product is MEQGSKMIRPIQKLFTYLFLGLGTLVYIYPLFWLIVNSLKKTPEIFERPWELPLHWLWGNYINAWITGGTGRYFYNSVLVTTVTLLLVLLIGSMASFAIIKLKWKASKGTLVYFLIGLMVPLQATLIPLVIFFSKLNLMNSQIGLILIYVAFALPTSVLVLSGFMSSIPKEIMEAAIIDGCTVYGVYWRVLMPLLIPALMTVGIINFAGIWNELLVVLTFINDANKMTLPIGLLSFQGQYATDFAPMFAAIVMTTLPSILVISIFNKRIISGITAGSLKG
- a CDS encoding carbohydrate ABC transporter permease; its protein translation is MDKMLRKVSTIAFFITPALFLYSAIVFIPIIASIYLSFFDWDVLNPMKFIGLDNYTRMFSDDDIFFITIRNVLFLLVTSLVIQLPFGFFLALILTGNVRGKDFFKLVFIMPAFLSSVAVGMMWTFIYHPQIGIINNLLDWLGLDSLKHLWLSEPKTVMWAVTAVVSWQFIGYTMILFIAAIQNISEEIYEAARLEGAIGWKLVWHITMPLLKPIIKVNAILISIGSLRFFDLVYVMTGGGPANVSQTLVGYLQKRSFGQLEYGYGNSLAVILLVMCLIVTFVINKLISTKDIED
- a CDS encoding ABC transporter substrate-binding protein, with protein sequence MKKVKRLSASITTIFALTAVLSACGTEKVSEAPKASDAPKVTEAAAKPKDKIKMKEFDWLEPENKGINIQKDLLAEFNARTDVNATFEVSHLPSTAFYPKLNAQIAGNEAPDVFTLHAAGKLKTYADSGKVLALNEYLDKDPAWKDRFISGAFNLLTFNDKIYGVPVNFAAATMYYNKDIFKKYNLEVPKTYDELKHVIDVLVKNKVTPIAMGAKDAWVSALFSEFVANRIGGDAPFNALMEGKGTWLDPSYIETGRVLQELTKMKAFPEGFLSIDNSAMTSMFQNGQAAMMVTGSWAINTLVNTDSKVKDVVGIAKFPTFPNGKGDIDTWLGQPAFNLVISSTAKDKEAAVKYLKVWSEDKTQKRVGEEQGDIPATKVTLDPAKVPALSKELKDQMSTMKGMFIFYDVGLGAKIGDEYNNTIQSILAGKSPEDAFKSLQAYTEKNR